In Lolium rigidum isolate FL_2022 chromosome 3, APGP_CSIRO_Lrig_0.1, whole genome shotgun sequence, the genomic window TGGAAAGGGAACTATTTGAGGTGAAGCGAATTGTGCAGGAACTAGTAAAAAGCAGGTCGGAAGGGCCGCATCAAGTTCATGCAGtggatgtcggaagccagcagcggagaagcagcgtggcttccacggaggccccggctggtgctaatgcacccttggcCCAAGCTGGTGCTAATGCAACGACGATCGATATTGgtgcaccggagcctcactaccccgtggatgatgtaCGGGACGGTATGAAAGAATGTGAGCTGTATCAGCCAATGTGGAACATTTCCTGGAAGGTGGCGATCGGCACCGCTTTACCTTGTAAACCTGGACCACTCCACCACGGCAATcccattccagctggctatgctcgtgtcacggtggatgatgtagtcgaagGGTATGAGGACCTCGAGATTGACTTTCCTACACCTGAAGGGGATGTGAGACttcgagatgtcaagcgccaaatCATTGTATGGCAAAAGAAGGACATGAAGTTTCCAGGCTGGGCGCCAAGGCCACCGACCCCAAGGAATcacccaacaagtccaccccctccggtggtggtggtgcacctacacctccttcatgtcagccgacgccgccccccaattcacctccggcgggtaagcagccgccccccccccccccagtccacctccggcgggtacgccGCCACCCAGTCCACcttcggcgaagaagcagaagcacggGGTTATGGAGGACATCAAGGCAACCCCTCCTGGCCTATTAAcacggagccttatgtacctaagaccacaaggtaccaatgccatcactgaagcctctcctcccgaGACCTTGGGAAGCTACTGTCGAGGAAAACGAGGCGGTCGCGACTtctcaccatgagaaatggaaggcggatgtcaaggcgaaaaaagagcctgagcccaagccggtatatactgagaagcaaaagaagtgggctaaggattTTTTTGACCACACCGTCCCAAATCCAGCAGAATCTGCcagacgactatggacgtgaatttcGTAGGCAAGAAGCATTATTGGAAAAAgccttggcggagaagaaagccttggcggagaagaaagaaggaagtaaaaatacgggaaacaagtttcccagctcggggaacagaaaaaacaatcgatccccccgctcatagtggaaGCTGGTGCTTATGTTACGACGtccttcagagccgatatggataaggacaTGGAACTATTGGGCCCCTCTATCCTAGCAGCTGCTAGagcacagggaatgactgtaacgtCGGCCAAAGAAAGAGTGGCCaagttcggtatgactcttcgtgcattgttaggccttgaggatgcgccaataagtgaggtagcatttacatatgtgccgaatgggcctctcgtcgagcctacgCAGGAAGCGAGTCTACCAAGACTAATGCGAAATCTGCTACTCTGGTACAagaatttcataaaaaataaggccggcaaagaatatatttatgcggaagttagagaggagcatcacttcaaacaatactctgtacaagttcatatgagtgaactgttccagttgttcaatctgcacgagctcgacaaatctatcctgagttgctacgttctataagtgatttatttctataattaaatctctacctcatctcgttcattgcctgcactatattgtcctaactatatgcTTGTGTactctattatgcagaatgaagcttggggaatgcaaacgaaggaacatccatgatgttgggttcattgacccacatatcattaatggatatgtgttagaaaaatacCCCCAAGACGTGGAGAGAGACATGTAcaagtttcttacaaagcaggaactcaaaagtgaaattctatttccttaccattttgggtgagtgtttctgtcttgtgcacattctcttttgttcactccatgttatgtctaatcgatgagttatgcatgactgtgcatgtaccgtgtccgcaggttccactggattcttctaATAATTCAATTTGACAACTCCAGTGTTctcgtcatggactctctgaatatggaaccAGAGCATTGGATCGGCATAAGAttaatgctgcaaaagtaattattttcaatcatttgcgcactatatcggcctctttcgttcattttctgatatcaagtaactaataactctcttgttcatttaatttctttgccctgtagggtttggaaacggttcaaAGATAAAATAACCGGTGAATTCAAAGATGAGCTAACATTTAGAAGGTTAGCTAATGTAGATACTCaggcaccggggaccaatctatgtggatactatgtttgtgagttcatccggggacacacctctgagcggagggcTCAGGATATCAACTTGCGGAGAACACTATTACAAGGACGAAGAACTTCTACGGCCGTAAATTGTATATGGAAATTTGTTtgaagttgtatatggtcacccgagaatgaatattatatattcctcttgaattgttcttgtttgaaatttcaaacttgtttgaaattgtacattcatatgcatcaacgtgtaacgtgtatatagtaccgtagaatatgtgtactgaaacttctttgaaattaaaataaatcacaaaataaaatataaaagaaatgaaaACACAACAAAATAAAACCAAATTTAGGGAggtttaaaccctaaacccgcggagaccttttgtcccggttggtctggccaaccgcgactaaaggtcctccgccccgacggacgtcTGCAATCAACGTGGatgtgcctttagtcgcggttcgtaagcaaccgcgactaaggggggGGTGGGGGtttagtcgcgcataattagtcccggttgcgaaTGCGGGACTAAACACCgttaccagccgggactaaaacccttttttctaccagtgagagTAGAAAGAATGTACGAGAAGGGGAATTGGCAACATCCTTATTTCATTTGACAATCAACGCCACGATATATTTAGTCCTGAATAGTACATCGTAGAAATACATGGGTTGTCTCAAAGAAAAGTTTAAATAAAAGAGCAAATTTTTGAGATCTTCAAACTCTTTTGTTCTTCCAAAATTACATTTTTGTACTTTTCTGAAGTCAGCTGTGACTGTGAACGTTGTTCCTTATCTCTCAATCGTATGCCTTataactagtttttttttttgagggttgtATGCCTTATAACTAGTAGTTGTTACTTACGCCTTATGAAACTTTACACATGCAAGGAATGGCCAAAGGCCCACACGGAGCCCATATGGCCCATAGGTTCTAGCCCACcgtgaaaatgcataaaaatggttTTTTTCGAAACTTCGGCACAAAATACATCGAGtttatttttcttcaaaaaaaGGCCTCTTTCCATGACAtccgagtttttttttttgagggaaagccATAGAGggaattttattaattttcaaagaTAGTTACATCATCAGCCAGAAGCTTATAGATGAACTCAGGTGGGTCATCAATCCACACAATAGATTGTGATCCCTCTGCCTTACTAGCTAAAGTATGAGCTACTATATTGCTTTTCCTATAACAATGCTCAAAAACAACATGAGCAAAACCCTTCGGAAGAAATGTGCATTCTTCATATATCGCCGCCGCGGGTCCAATTGAATTACCTCCCTCTAACATAGTTAAGATAACGTCCATGCAATCACTGTTAACAATAATTTTAGTGCAGAAGTAGATAGCATGATGCCTTTGCCTAGTTTAGAAGTCACGCTGCTTGGCGGACACTACCTCAACCAAGGACACCATGTTATCTCGTACGATGCCCCAGGCCCGTGCGTCATGGAAACATGCCATTTTTTCCTCAAGTTTTCAAAACGAGCCATTTTGCCTATTTCCTGGCAGCGGTGCCGCGTCTCAGCGGATGACGCCACGGTGGCCGTGATACGATTACCGGTGTTTTTTTCTTAAgcaaacaagtaaaattcaaccatcACGTGTTTTCCAAGAGATAGGGAGCAGGGATGGACGTTTTAGGTCCGCATGGACATTCTATACGCGGAGCCAAGGGATGTTTGGATCCATGCGGCATGATTTGGTCAAGCGCCACGCCATTTCCACACTACTCTCTTGCCTAGCCTCTAGGACACTGCAGCGTTAAACAAGGACAGTGTACATGCAGACTGGGTTAGGGCACACTGTTAGTACCGATCAGATGAGCAGAGACGGGCCGTCGCCGCATCAGGTATGGGTGGGAGACTTGGAATGAACCCGTTAATATATGAAGACGGTCCACGCAGACAAGGGCTTGGAGATAGACTGATGGAGTTAGGCCGCCTGCTTTTGGTCTCTTTTGGGGTTCGTCTGATGATCGATGTGATGGCGCCCAGTCCGTTCGTGCATGGCTGCAGCATCGGCCGGGAGTGTGCGCGCTCCGAAGCTGCGCGCGCGTGCGTTCGGTGTGGTTTTACACCTGTGTGTCAAGTGAGGTGTGCTGCCCGCGCGCGTACTTGCACGCTAAACACCATGCTAATGAAAGTCACGGCAGAAGGTTGAAAGTTGAAACCCTCCGGGCCGTTCGCGCGAGTGGTTCCTTAGGCACCCCAAACCCTAAAAAAGCAGCCCCTTTCCACTCTCCCTCGCCAcgaccgccgccggccgcgcccggCCGTCGAAGGTGGCGGGCAGGGTCGGCGCGCCCTGGCGGGCTCCTTTcgcgggggtggggggggggtggTCAAGCGCGCGGAGGTGCGTGGAGTCGGAGAGGCTCGCCGGCACGACGGGGAGGCGCTAAGGAGGAGAGCTCGGCGATGGAGGCAGCGGCGGTGGACTGCGGTGGTGCGGCGGTACAGGTCGGGAGCAGCGACATGGGTCCAAACCCTAGAGGCGATGGTGGCACGGAGTGCGGCCGGACGAGTTTCTGGCCAAGCCACCGGCTGCTCCCAGGATGAAGACGCGTGTTTTTCGCTGGCGCTAGCGAGAAGTGGAGGCGTAGGAGGCGCAAGGCCCGATCTGGGTTCCTTTGGCCGGGCCAGCTGTACGGCCGCACGGTGCGAGGGCATGGTTCCTGCTGGCGGTGGTTCGCTGCGGAAGACGGCGTCTCCTTGGGTGTGCTGGGAGCTGGCGGACCACGGGTGGTGGTTGCGACGACAAGGTGTGGACGACAAGATCAGCTGCCCCAATCCGGTGGATTATGTGGGTGATGTGCGGCACTACGGATGAAAGTCTAGCCCGCCTTTGGTCGGTGCCGAGGGTGACAGTGTTTATGGGCgtcgttctcctccttggaggcgtcgttgagGTGTGTTGGCACTTCCCCGCTTCCACTTGGTTTGGTGGtgtctccgggcgaaagcctaggtTCAGAGTTGAATCGGCGCAATGGCGGCATCTTGATGTCGTTCCTCTGTTTGGAGCATTGTGTTTGGAGACATGGCCTGCTATTTTTCGTTGCGCCCTCCGATGCTCGTCGCTTTCCGAGGTTGATCGTCCGAGGCGCTATGCACGACATGTCGGAGAGTCCAAGACGACGCCTTTCTCGGGGCTGACCATGTCCCGCCATCTTCTTCTTTGGTGGTGCGTCGACATGGAGAGTTCACTTGGAGTTGTTGTTATGTGGAGGTGACCGGCGTGGTTCGAGACGTGGCTTTGATGTTCAGCTTAGGATAGGTTCTTTTGTATCGTAGTTGTTGCTTTGGTGTTGGCTGTCTTCGGACTAGCCCGGAGTGGAGTTTCTATTGCGCTTGTTGTTCGCAGCGAGTTGCAGTCGTCTTGTACTTTAtattctgccttctataaagataaggtgtGCCTTTGGGCatactctcaaaaaaaaaagtcacgGCACTAGCTGTGGTTGCTAATGAGCATGCTAGGTCCGTAgcacaacaaaaactttttaaaacAAATGGCAGAGGGAAAAAAATGCTAACACCGGTAGATCGATGGAAAACAAGACATCCGGCAACCGCAACCGATGCGTCATCAGGAGAAGTTGCACCACACACCGAAGAGCCACATACCAAGCAGCATCTTCAACAAGGAAGCGACGACCGACGacgatgctgctgctgctcggaTTAATTCCAGTGTTTCTCCCGGTACACGAAGAGGAGTGGGTACAGGGTACACCTGACGTCCTTCAGGAAGGAACGGCGGCACGAgcaggcgtcaccgcgtcggcaTCGGACGGGCCGACATGGATTTCTCCCAACCCCAAAACCGCCACCCTGGACGTTCCGGAGTGCTCCACCCAACCTGCCGCCCACCAGCACGCGCCATCATGGTCTTGAAGGCATCCTTACTGTCTCACTGTGGTCACCATAGAGAGGCCTAGAGGGAGAGAAGGAGACAATAGGGTTGGCGGTAGCAGCACCGCAACCGCGCGGGAGGGAACAACCTCTACCGCTTTCGCGGTAGCGGACCAGACGTGACAACAAAGACACACCTAGCCCCTTCTGGCCCATAAAGTTCCCACCACCACGCTGCAGCAAGCCGGCTAACAGCGCCGCGATCACCCATCTCCGCCGACGCACCTCTGCCACCTCTAGGGAGCGCCGTCTGTGCCTGAGGTGGCCCATCCAGACCTAGATGGGGCCCAAAGGGCTCTGATATGGGCCGGGAGAGGGCGGCCACGCTCAGGTGACCAGCAAGCCGCCCCCAAACCACTACACCGCCCCCAGAACCATCCGATCGTGCCGGACCTGCACCAAGCCGAAGAGCACCGTCGCGGGATGACTGATGAGTGATTATGCTTCAAGTAGTCAAGTAGGTAAGTGTTGTTCTTGTGAGCTCGCTCGCTCGCAAATGAACTGCTCGTTTGATCGAGCCACCGCCCATCGGTAGCTAGTGGAGTGCCAATGGTAACATTGTCAGCATATACCTAAGTTCAGTTCGTTCAGCAATAGCAAAAAACTATGTTAGTGGCTACAAATCGATCAAGCTCAGATGAGCTCAGCTCATACGATACGTCAACGTCGCAGTCAAAGAGTACCAGACCCGCGAAAATCAGATATTTTCGTGTATCAGAATTCCGAAACTGAACTATGTTGATCGGAAGATCCGAATTCAAGAATACATATATCGATCTTAAACAAGCACTAGGATATTCGCCGGGTGTACAGCATAGTTGTGACGGTTGCATATACCGTTGCAGGCTGCAGCATGTCCACAACCACGCGAGTCACGCGAGTGTGACTCGCGTGGCAAAAAACGCTTTTCCGACTAGCTAGTGTAACTACTAGTGTACAGAGCTTCCGTGCTTATTGTCATCAGGTCCATAGCTGTCGCCGGGCCTCTTCCCACGCCGCTGAGTCGAGATCATCTGAGTCCGTGCAGAGCGACGGGTACACCGAGCCACGGGGCCCGGCGCCGAAGCCGTCCAGCTGATCGACTAGTGGAGGCGgcgggtgctgctgctggtgctgggTGGCGAACTCGACGCAGACGAGGGCGAGCAGGTTGGCGTGCTGTGCCTGGACGCTGTGGAGATCGGCCTGCGCCCGCGCCAGCTGCACCTTGAGCTCGTTGGCCTCCTTCTGCAGCCGGCACACCGCCCCCGCGCACCCGTACACTGGGTCACGCAGCCGCGCCTCCGCCTCGTACACCATGCTGCTCACCGCGTCCGCCCTTGAATGCTCCGGCAGATCCTGGAGGAGCTTgatgatgttgctggcgccgaagACGCGGTgggcggtggtgaacttggcgGGCTCGGTCGGGGGGAAGTAGGGCGCCAGCATGCAGCCGTCGGCGCAGCGGCGCC contains:
- the LOC124695478 gene encoding LOB domain-containing protein 1-like, with translation MEYCSNDATNTAAAQPYYGRPVSPPSQVSSEGSPPPVFPFAGSVPSSPPTVVLSPCAACKVLRRRCADGCMLAPYFPPTEPAKFTTAHRVFGASNIIKLLQDLPEHSRADAVSSMVYEAEARLRDPVYGCAGAVCRLQKEANELKVQLARAQADLHSVQAQHANLLALVCVEFATQHQQQHPPPPLVDQLDGFGAGPRGSVYPSLCTDSDDLDSAAWEEARRQLWT